In a genomic window of Telopea speciosissima isolate NSW1024214 ecotype Mountain lineage chromosome 5, Tspe_v1, whole genome shotgun sequence:
- the LOC122661477 gene encoding uncharacterized protein LOC122661477 isoform X2, whose amino-acid sequence MAAGVCLISSALIRSRSFLPANSTQVAVREEQQSLRSSPSKVQTTRRNVALLSLFAAIPALYQPLSAAAFSIGFSGPKEWLREQKKKASKFLLAPIDASRESLRRVYLLLIQGLLRSAARDCVPQERNSFVSLQANTGVEVCTFRLVVNNASSLLKDKSPVKLEAEAMLDDLISSFTFLNGTINKTDIQLASNRLKVADALMNTISSLDKFEQGIKDCLEI is encoded by the exons ATGGCTGCTGGAGTCTGCCTTATCTCCTCCGCACTCATCCGATCCCGCTCGTTTCTGCCTGCCAATTCAACCCAGGTGGCGGTGAGAGAGGAGCAGCAATCGCTTCGAAGTTCTccatccaaagtccaaactacTCGTCGAAACGTTGCTTTACTGTCACTGTTCGCTGCGATTCCCGCCCTTTATCAACCCCTTTCCGCCGCCGCATTCTCCATCGGATTCT CAGGACCCAAGGAATGGCTGAGagagcagaagaagaaggcttCAAAATTCCTCTTGGCCCCTATTGATGCCTCCCGAGAGAGCCTTCGCCGTGTCTACCTTCTACTAA TTCAGGGATTACTTAGGTCTGCTGCAAGGGACTGTGTTCCACAGGAGAGGAATTCGTTCGTTTCCCTTCAAGCTAATACGGGGGTTGAG GTGTGCACATTTAGGTTGGTGGTGAATAATGCATCTTCATTACTTAAAGATAAGAGTCCTGTAAAGTTGGAAGCTGAAGCTATGCTAGATGATCTTATAAG TTCTTTTACCTTCCTCAATGGGACGATTAACAAAACCGATATTCAACTTGCCTCTAACAG ACTAAAGGTTGCAGATGCACTCATGAATACCATATCCTCTCTGGATAAGTTTGAACAGGGCATCAAAGATTGTCTTGAAATCTGA
- the LOC122661477 gene encoding uncharacterized protein LOC122661477 isoform X3 has translation MAAGVCLISSALIRSRSFLPANSTQVAVREEQQSLRSSPSKVQTTRRNVALLSLFAAIPALYQPLSAAAFSIGFSGPKEWLREQKKKASKFLLAPIDASRESLRRVYLLLTASDFDYSSVDLGEVQGLLRSAARDCVPQERNSFVSLQANTGVEVCTFRLVVNNASSLLKDKSPVKLEAEAMLDDLIRIPN, from the exons ATGGCTGCTGGAGTCTGCCTTATCTCCTCCGCACTCATCCGATCCCGCTCGTTTCTGCCTGCCAATTCAACCCAGGTGGCGGTGAGAGAGGAGCAGCAATCGCTTCGAAGTTCTccatccaaagtccaaactacTCGTCGAAACGTTGCTTTACTGTCACTGTTCGCTGCGATTCCCGCCCTTTATCAACCCCTTTCCGCCGCCGCATTCTCCATCGGATTCT CAGGACCCAAGGAATGGCTGAGagagcagaagaagaaggcttCAAAATTCCTCTTGGCCCCTATTGATGCCTCCCGAGAGAGCCTTCGCCGTGTCTACCTTCTACTAA CGGCAAGTGATTTTGATTATTCAAGCGTGGACTTGGGAGAAGTTCAGGGATTACTTAGGTCTGCTGCAAGGGACTGTGTTCCACAGGAGAGGAATTCGTTCGTTTCCCTTCAAGCTAATACGGGGGTTGAG GTGTGCACATTTAGGTTGGTGGTGAATAATGCATCTTCATTACTTAAAGATAAGAGTCCTGTAAAGTTGGAAGCTGAAGCTATGCTAGATGATCTTATAAG GATACCCAACTGA
- the LOC122661477 gene encoding uncharacterized protein LOC122661477 isoform X1, with the protein MAAGVCLISSALIRSRSFLPANSTQVAVREEQQSLRSSPSKVQTTRRNVALLSLFAAIPALYQPLSAAAFSIGFSGPKEWLREQKKKASKFLLAPIDASRESLRRVYLLLTASDFDYSSVDLGEVQGLLRSAARDCVPQERNSFVSLQANTGVEVCTFRLVVNNASSLLKDKSPVKLEAEAMLDDLISSFTFLNGTINKTDIQLASNRLKVADALMNTISSLDKFEQGIKDCLEI; encoded by the exons ATGGCTGCTGGAGTCTGCCTTATCTCCTCCGCACTCATCCGATCCCGCTCGTTTCTGCCTGCCAATTCAACCCAGGTGGCGGTGAGAGAGGAGCAGCAATCGCTTCGAAGTTCTccatccaaagtccaaactacTCGTCGAAACGTTGCTTTACTGTCACTGTTCGCTGCGATTCCCGCCCTTTATCAACCCCTTTCCGCCGCCGCATTCTCCATCGGATTCT CAGGACCCAAGGAATGGCTGAGagagcagaagaagaaggcttCAAAATTCCTCTTGGCCCCTATTGATGCCTCCCGAGAGAGCCTTCGCCGTGTCTACCTTCTACTAA CGGCAAGTGATTTTGATTATTCAAGCGTGGACTTGGGAGAAGTTCAGGGATTACTTAGGTCTGCTGCAAGGGACTGTGTTCCACAGGAGAGGAATTCGTTCGTTTCCCTTCAAGCTAATACGGGGGTTGAG GTGTGCACATTTAGGTTGGTGGTGAATAATGCATCTTCATTACTTAAAGATAAGAGTCCTGTAAAGTTGGAAGCTGAAGCTATGCTAGATGATCTTATAAG TTCTTTTACCTTCCTCAATGGGACGATTAACAAAACCGATATTCAACTTGCCTCTAACAG ACTAAAGGTTGCAGATGCACTCATGAATACCATATCCTCTCTGGATAAGTTTGAACAGGGCATCAAAGATTGTCTTGAAATCTGA